The Dethiosulfovibrio russensis sequence TCCCCGGACTGTATCTTCACTATAGGCAAAAGAGACGGGGTCCGCAAGGTCCCCCTTAGATCGCAGAATCTAAAAAATTACGCCCCTAAGATTGGCGTTTTTTAGAGATCTCATCTTACCTTTTATTTGTCAGGATTTTTAGTTTATATTTAAGATGTGAAATGGCCATAAGCCGTGTTGATTCATATATCCAAACAATGTATTCTGTAGTTGAATGTTTAGAGTGTCATCGATCTTTTTAAAGGAGGTGGGGTTCATGACGATTCGAGCTAGGCTTTGGCTTATGGCTTTTGCAATAGCTGTCTTGATCGTCGTCATCAGTGCCGTCGGTTTTGTTAGGAGTTCCAACGTTATGGAGAGACAACTCAGCGAAGTTGGGACCGAAACTGCCCAGACAGTGGCCCACGGGAGTGCTCTCTATTTTGAGAGGTTAGAAATGGTTCTCGAGAACATCAAAGAGGCGGTGGCCCATCTTAGGGAAGCTGGCCTGGGGGATACTACAGAGAAGCTCATACCTTACATGAAACACTACACCGAGATAAATAAAAAAAGGGGCATACAGGACGTGTACATGGCCTTCGAGGATCGGTCCTTTGCCGACGGGACCGGGTGGGTCCCACCAGCTGATTACGATCCTAAGGTGAGGGCTTGGTATAGAAGTGCCGCCGATAATCCAGATGGAGCCGTGGTTGTCACAGATCCATATCTTGACGGCATAACGGGCAAGATGATCATAAGTTTGGCTGTTGCCTATAAGGAGAAGGGCAAATTGCTTGGCGTCGTCGGTCTTGACGTGGAAACATCTTCTCTTATGAAGTTTGTGGTTAGCCAAAAGATCCTTGGGAAGGGTTTTGGGATGTTGTTGGACCGTTCCGGCAACGTAATAGCGGCTCCCTACGAAGACTGGGTTATGAAGGAGAATATGCTTACAAAATCCTCTATCGTCACCGATGACATGGTGGCTATAGGAAAGGATATAGTCGAGGGAAAGACCGGCATGGCCGATTACGTTTCACCTGTTGACGGAGCCATGAAGAGGCTTTTCTTCGCTCCCACTGGAAAAGGACTGTTTCTTGTTCTGGAATATCCCGTGTCTGAAATCCGAGCTGCTGTGGCGTCCCTAACCTCCTGGCAGGTTGGCATAGGGGCTATGGGGCTGATAATCTCTCTGTTTATCGTCTTCTCCATTTCAAGAGGTATTCAAAAATCCCTCGTAAAACTTTTGGATACTACGTCCAGGGCTGGGGGCGGCGATCTGCTTGCTAGGTATGACGGCAAGGGGAGAGATGAGCTGGATCAGATAGGTTCGTCCATAAACGACATGATCCAAGGACTACTTTCCCTGGTCAAGTCCGCCGATGGGGTTGCCAAGAGCTCCATGGCCAGAGCAGAGGCTCTTGCCGCGCTGTCGGAGGAAACAGTTGCCTCCATGGAGGAGATCAGAAGCTCTATGGACGAGATGCTGACCCAGTTTGAGAGCAACGCATCCGCCCTTCAGCAGGCTAATGCAGGTATAGAGGAAATTTCAGGAGCCTCTAACTCCGCTGCTACGGCGGCCTCAGGCGGAGCGGAAGGAGCCTTTAAGACCAAAGAGATGACCAACACCGTGTCCAAGGAGATGGAGTCAGTCCTTAGAGAAATCCTCCACGTTGAGGATATAGCCAGCGAGAATGTCGATAAGGCGGCCCAACTAGAGGAGACGGTAAAACAAATAACCGGTTTTGTCTCCTCCATCACCACCATCGC is a genomic window containing:
- a CDS encoding methyl-accepting chemotaxis protein — its product is MTIRARLWLMAFAIAVLIVVISAVGFVRSSNVMERQLSEVGTETAQTVAHGSALYFERLEMVLENIKEAVAHLREAGLGDTTEKLIPYMKHYTEINKKRGIQDVYMAFEDRSFADGTGWVPPADYDPKVRAWYRSAADNPDGAVVVTDPYLDGITGKMIISLAVAYKEKGKLLGVVGLDVETSSLMKFVVSQKILGKGFGMLLDRSGNVIAAPYEDWVMKENMLTKSSIVTDDMVAIGKDIVEGKTGMADYVSPVDGAMKRLFFAPTGKGLFLVLEYPVSEIRAAVASLTSWQVGIGAMGLIISLFIVFSISRGIQKSLVKLLDTTSRAGGGDLLARYDGKGRDELDQIGSSINDMIQGLLSLVKSADGVAKSSMARAEALAALSEETVASMEEIRSSMDEMLTQFESNASALQQANAGIEEISGASNSAATAASGGAEGAFKTKEMTNTVSKEMESVLREILHVEDIASENVDKAAQLEETVKQITGFVSSITTIADQTNLLALNAAIEAARAGEHGRGFAVVAEEVRKLAEESAKAASRIENLIANLRDHSAKSVGSSKNAVDTLKGTGARTESVQERLKQSVMEIAKVSDAMQSLAAVAQEQAASSGEMSSAVGSVAKGTTALAAMVDRVRQATDETAGASESIATQAQELSEMARSLQDQMDKFSTDEKGPYEIEGLRAKSLPPKSQR